In Thunnus thynnus chromosome 11, fThuThy2.1, whole genome shotgun sequence, the following proteins share a genomic window:
- the asnsd1 gene encoding asparagine synthetase domain-containing protein 1: MCGIFCLLSLSPAQLESDKTVHEHLKRRGPNSSKDFTVTGSNLSCRCLLSAHVLHMRGLLTPQPVQDGNGNVLAWNGEVFGGLPLMPEENDTAVVSERLSSCNSPSQILSVLSALRGPWGFIYYQKDGDYLWFGRDYFGRRSLLWKYDEEALTLTSVAAHTSGSVTSAWQEVPAVGVFRIDLQAVTETGSVTFEVYPWAHAGEDLPSNCSETISVPSGCTAVMNQSGLVLTSPVCRLNTSIPKSVDKTEMYSNSHLSVKDLEQLLASKEKDYEVNDLIDVLSEAVRRRVQSLPFRTHNDSPPANDQAAVAILFSGGIDSMILAALADRHIPAHQPIDLLNVAFKLQEPKTQKESTKKPKKHKNKPSDSQTDSQTFRPFDVPDRISGKAGLKELQDLNPDRRWNFVEVNVTHEELQKKRRERVCHLVHPLDTVLDDSIGCSVWFAARGTGFITEDNDQKIFTSTAKVILTGIGADEQLAGYSRHRVRFKTSGHEGLIQELAMELGRISSRNMGRDDRVIGDHGKEARFPYLDEDVVSYLNSLPVWEKADLSLPRGVGEKLLLRLTAKQLGLGPSAVLPKRAMQFGSRIAKMEDGHEKASDKCTRLLTG; this comes from the exons ATGTGTGGCATCTTCTGTCTGCTGAGTCTGTCGCCGGCTCAGTTAGAGTCGGACAAAACAGTTCATGAACATTTGAAAAGAAGAGGGCCCAACTCCAGCAAAGATTTCACAGTCACAGGTTCAAACCTCTCATGTCGGTGTTTATTATCCGCCCACGTTCTCCACATGAGAGGTCTTCTCACCCCTCAGCCTGTTCAGGACGGAAATGGAAATGTCCTGGCGTGGAACGGGGAGGTTTTCGGAGGTCTGCCGCTGATGCCGGAAGAGAACGACACCGCTGTTGTCTCTGAGCGGCTGTCCTCTTGCAACAGCCCTTCACAGATTTTGTCTGTCTTGTCTGCTTTACGGGGACCGTGGGGGTTCATTTACTACCAGAAGGACGGAGACTACCTCTGGTTTGGCAGAGACTACTTTGGCAGGCGGAGTTTGTTGTGGAAATATGATGAAGAGGCCTTGACCTTGACTTCTGTGGCAGCTCACACCTCTGGATCTGTTACGTCTGCTTGGCAAGAAGTCCCAGCAGTTGGCGTGTTCAGGATCGACCTGCAGGCGGTTACAGAAACCGGCTCTGTGACATTTGAGGTTTATCCTTGGGCCCACGCAGGAGAAGATCTCCCCTCTAACTGCAGTGAAACTATATCTGTCCCCAGCGGCTGCACTGCTGTGATGAACCAATCAGGTCTTGTCCTCACCTCACCTGTGTGCCGTCTTAACACGTCAATCCCAAAATCAGTAGACAAGACAGAAATGTATTCAAACTCACATTTATCTGTCAAAGACCTGGAGCAGCTGCTAGCGAGCAAAGAGAAAGACTATGAAGTGAACGATCTCATTGATGTTCTCAGCGAGGCCGTGAGGCGACGTGTTCAGTCTCTGCCTTTCAGGACGCATAACGACTCCCCTCCCGCTAACGACCAGGCGGCTGTCGCCATACTTTTCTCAGGAGGAATCGATTCAATGATTCTAGCTGCCTTGGCTGACCGTCACATACCTGCTCATCAACCAATAGACCTTCTTAATGTAGCGTTTAAACTGCAGGAGCCAAAGACGCAGAAAGAGTCTACAAAGAAACccaaaaagcataaaaataagCCCTCAGATTCACAGACTGACTCTCAAACATTCAGACCCTTTGATGTTCCAGACAGAATTAGCGGTAAAGCTGGGCTTAAAGAATTACAAGACTTGAATCCTGACAGAAGGTGGAATTTTGTTGAAGTCAACGTAACTCACGAGGAGCTGCAGAAAAAGCGGCGTGAGCGTGTTTGTCATTTGGTGCACCCGCTGGACACGGTGCTGGACGACAGCATCGGATGTTCTGTGTGGTTTGCGGCGAGAGGGACGGGGTTCATCACCGAGGACAACGACCAGAAGATCTTCACATCCACAGCAAAG GTCATTTTGACAGGAATCGGAGCAGACGAGCAGCTGGCAGGTTACTCCAGACACAGAGTCCGGTTTAAGACGTCCGGACATGAAGGACTGATCCAGGAACTGGCCATGGAGCTGGGCAGGATCTCCTCCAGGAACATGGGCAGAGACGACAGAGTGATAGGAGACCACGGGAAGGAAGCCAG GTTTCCCTACTTGGACGAGGACGTGGTGAGCTACTTGAACTCTCTGCCTGTGTGGGAGAAGGCGGACCTGTCCCTCCCTCGAGGAGTCGGGGAGAAACTCCTCCTCAGACTGACGGCTAAGCAGCTGGGCCTCGGCCCGTCAGCCGTCCTGCCCAAGAGAGCCATGCAGTTCGGCTCCCGCATCGCAAAGATGGAGGACGGCCACGAAAAAGCGTCTGACAAATGCACCAGACTCCTCACTGGGTAG
- the zgc:136439 gene encoding uncharacterized protein zgc:136439: MKAVILAAGYGTRLQRDVAADSSGRFAHLAGTAKPLLPVGRCALISHWVQALTASGCVDQIYVVTNALYRTAFEEWAAHFSNVKILSDGTRSNDERLGAVACLQLAVKHFKIEDDVIVIGGDTLFKEDFSLSKVSERFSELQSQCEDNSLLLSYQCRDDETQKYGILEVDGDLRVLRMKEKPRPSETTSRRACPCFYVLSKNILPLLDTFLEEKQEAPIEEKDAPGNFVSWLIPRKPVHVHQISGRFDVGNLPSYTECDLYFKEKLQDIESYMV; the protein is encoded by the exons ATGAAAGCTGTGATTCTCGCCGCCGGGTACGGAACCAGGCTCCAGAGGGATGTGGCGGCCGACAGCAGCGGGAGGTTCGCTCACCTGGCCGGTACCGCCAAGCCGCTGCTGCCGGTGGGACGCTGCGCCTTGATCTCCCACTGGGTCCAAGCCCTGACCGCCTCCGGCTGCGTGGACCAGATCTATGTGGTA ACCAACGCTCTTTACCGAACGGCATTTGAAGAGTGGGCGGCACATTTCTCAAATGTCAAGATTCTCAGCGATGGGACGAGAAGCAAtgat GAGCGTCTGGGCGCTGTGGCCTGTCTGCAGCTGGCGGTAAAGCACTTCAAGATAGAGGATGACGTCATAGTTATCGGAGG TGACACTCTCTTCAAAGAAGATTTCAGCCTCAGTAAAGTTTCAGAGAGATTCTCTGAGCTGCAGTCTCAGTGTGAAGACAACAGTCTGCTGCTGTCGTACCAGTGCAGAGACGATG aaaCTCAGAAATACGGGATCCTGGAAGTAGACGGTGATCTTCGTGTTCTCCGTATGAAGGAGAAACCTCGTCCCTCTGAGACGACGTCTAGAAGAGCA tgtcCTTGTTTCTATGTGTTGTCAAAGAACATCCTTCCTCTTCTGGATACTTTCCTCGAGGAAAAGCAG GAAGCTCCTATTGAAGAGAAAGACGCTCCAGGAAACTTTGTGTCTTGGCTCATTCCAAG GAAACCAGTACATGTTCATCAGATCTCCGGGCGTTTTGATGTTGGGAACCTGCCGTCATATACTGAATGTGACCTTTATTTCAAAGAAAAACTTCAAGATATCGAGTCTTACATGGTgtag
- the LOC137192360 gene encoding ASNSD1 upstream open reading frame protein-like, with amino-acid sequence MSSKSRDNDDNYEGQSVLKEEMNRKIKEQKVVVDELSNLKKNRKVYIQQRNSNIFFLADRGQTLGSCKKELDNMKKELQDL; translated from the exons ATGTCTTCAAAAAGCCGAGACAACGACGATAACTACGAAGGACAGTCTgtgctgaaggaggaaatgaACAGAAAG ATAAAGGAGCAGAAAGTCGTTGTGGACGAGCTCTCCAACCTGAAGAAGAACAGG AAAGTTTACATCCAGCAGAGGAACAGCAACATATTCTTCCTGGCAGACAGAGGTCAGACTTTGGGTTCATGCAAAA aggAACTGGATAACATGAAGAAGGAGCTGCAGGATCTGTAA